The following are encoded together in the Pseudidiomarina andamanensis genome:
- a CDS encoding electron transfer flavoprotein subunit beta/FixA family protein, with amino-acid sequence MKVLVAVKRVIDYNVKVRVKADQSDVDLANVKMALNPFCEIAVEEAVRLKEKGIAEEVVVVSIGPKAVQEQLRTALALGADRAIQVETDELPDSLAVAKLLKGVVEKEQPQLIILGKQAIDSDNNQTGQMLGALTGMPQGTFASKVDVADGSVNVTREVDGGLQTVKLQLPAIVTTDLRLNEPRYASLPNIMKAKKKPLDVTTPDELGVSVTRTVKLLKVEPPAERSAGIKVADVAELVEKLQNEAKVI; translated from the coding sequence ATGAAAGTATTAGTGGCGGTCAAACGCGTCATTGATTACAACGTGAAAGTTCGCGTCAAAGCGGACCAATCAGACGTTGATCTGGCCAACGTAAAAATGGCCCTGAACCCGTTCTGTGAAATCGCTGTCGAGGAAGCAGTACGACTCAAAGAAAAAGGCATTGCCGAAGAAGTTGTGGTTGTGAGCATTGGCCCGAAAGCGGTGCAAGAACAATTACGCACAGCGTTGGCACTTGGTGCCGATCGTGCAATCCAAGTAGAAACCGATGAGCTTCCAGATTCATTAGCCGTCGCCAAGTTGCTGAAAGGCGTGGTGGAAAAAGAACAGCCACAGTTGATTATTCTTGGCAAACAAGCCATTGATTCTGACAACAACCAAACAGGTCAAATGCTCGGTGCATTGACTGGCATGCCGCAAGGTACGTTCGCATCGAAAGTTGACGTTGCGGATGGCAGCGTGAACGTCACACGTGAAGTAGACGGCGGTTTGCAGACGGTGAAGTTACAATTGCCAGCAATTGTCACCACTGACTTACGTTTGAACGAACCTCGTTATGCGTCATTACCAAACATCATGAAGGCGAAGAAAAAGCCGCTTGATGTGACCACGCCAGACGAATTAGGCGTAAGCGTAACTCGTACTGTGAAATTGCTAAAAGTTGAGCCGCCTGCGGAACGTAGTGCCGGCATCAAGGTAGCAGACGTCGCAGAATTGGTTGAAAAACTTCAAAATGAGGCAAAAGTGATATGA
- a CDS encoding DUF1302 domain-containing protein — protein MKRRTTMLKKLPIASAIALALAGTASVQAAEFEVGDFRVKFDSIISYGAAWRMEERNMRLIHPGNMDGGLGQSGVADDGNLNYDKGDMVSSVIKGVHDLSIDGGDYGAFVRFKYWYDDVIKNEEVAHGHTSTNYYPNVTLDNDGLDDWSTGSGIKLLDAFVYGYFDMGDVPVNVRLGRQVLSWGESTFIFNGVNAINPVDVNAIRRPGVEIKEALLPVGMLNINLGLTNETSLDMFYQYEWDDYKLDGCGTFFSTVDILGGEGCNKVTLNPTLIAGVPSSSLSDLESIQFGTYLERRPDIEPDDGGQYGFALRHYATDIDTEFGVYYMNIHTQTPIISAYNWVEQPSPALSHPDGIPIAGPDYVLQFPEDQEIIGFSASTLVGEWSVGGEVSHRFDMPVQINTTEILTAGLRAGVPSTFSDRIQRDETGAITNLGELQEGYDKYDVSQWQLTGVRFFDRALGADRITFIGEVAVSKVHGLAGLDEQRYGRNPVFGKCLTVADQAALGNPTATADINCEGFVTATSWGYRARVVGEYNNVFSGWNMTPTLAFGHDVKGYSANSNFIEGRKTIGLSVDFSYLSKYKVGVGYNITDGAEFDAADDRDFAAVSFSYSF, from the coding sequence ATGAAAAGAAGAACAACTATGCTCAAAAAATTACCTATCGCGTCAGCTATCGCGCTGGCATTAGCAGGAACAGCAAGCGTCCAGGCAGCGGAATTTGAAGTAGGTGACTTCCGCGTTAAGTTCGACTCCATCATTTCATATGGTGCCGCATGGCGTATGGAAGAGCGCAATATGCGTCTTATCCATCCAGGCAACATGGATGGTGGCCTTGGTCAATCAGGCGTTGCCGACGACGGTAACCTGAACTACGACAAAGGCGACATGGTTTCTTCTGTTATTAAGGGTGTGCACGATTTAAGTATCGATGGCGGCGATTACGGCGCGTTCGTACGTTTCAAATATTGGTATGACGATGTCATCAAAAACGAAGAAGTCGCACACGGTCATACTTCAACGAATTACTATCCGAATGTAACCCTTGATAACGACGGTCTTGACGATTGGTCAACCGGTTCAGGCATCAAATTGCTTGACGCATTCGTATACGGCTACTTCGACATGGGCGATGTGCCAGTTAACGTGCGTTTAGGTCGTCAAGTATTAAGCTGGGGTGAAAGTACCTTCATCTTTAACGGCGTGAACGCCATCAACCCAGTCGACGTGAACGCAATCCGTCGCCCAGGCGTTGAAATTAAAGAAGCATTGCTACCAGTTGGTATGTTGAACATCAACTTAGGTTTAACCAACGAAACCAGCTTAGACATGTTTTATCAATATGAGTGGGACGACTACAAACTAGACGGTTGTGGTACCTTCTTCTCAACAGTTGATATTTTAGGTGGCGAAGGCTGTAACAAAGTAACGCTAAACCCAACTTTGATTGCAGGCGTACCAAGTTCAAGCTTAAGCGATTTAGAATCAATTCAATTTGGTACCTACCTTGAGCGTCGTCCTGATATCGAGCCTGACGACGGTGGCCAGTACGGTTTCGCATTACGTCACTACGCAACCGATATCGATACTGAATTCGGTGTGTACTACATGAATATTCATACGCAGACACCAATTATTTCTGCGTACAACTGGGTTGAACAGCCATCACCGGCACTAAGTCACCCAGACGGTATTCCAATTGCTGGTCCTGACTATGTGTTGCAGTTCCCTGAAGACCAAGAAATCATTGGTTTCAGTGCTTCAACCTTAGTTGGTGAATGGTCTGTTGGTGGTGAAGTTAGCCATCGTTTCGACATGCCAGTGCAAATTAACACCACTGAAATCTTAACGGCTGGTTTGCGCGCAGGCGTACCAAGCACTTTCTCTGACCGTATTCAGCGCGATGAAACGGGTGCCATCACCAACTTAGGTGAGTTGCAAGAAGGTTACGATAAGTATGATGTTAGCCAGTGGCAGTTAACCGGTGTTCGTTTCTTTGACCGCGCACTTGGTGCTGACCGCATCACTTTCATCGGTGAAGTTGCAGTAAGCAAGGTTCATGGTTTAGCTGGTCTAGATGAGCAACGTTACGGTCGCAACCCAGTATTTGGTAAGTGCTTAACTGTGGCTGATCAAGCTGCATTGGGTAACCCAACAGCTACTGCAGACATCAACTGTGAAGGTTTTGTAACTGCAACGTCGTGGGGCTACCGCGCGCGTGTTGTGGGTGAATACAACAACGTGTTCTCAGGCTGGAACATGACTCCAACTTTAGCATTCGGTCATGACGTAAAAGGTTACTCAGCAAACTCAAACTTTATCGAGGGTCGTAAGACAATCGGTTTAAGCGTTGATTTCAGCTACCTCAGCAAATACAAAGTTGGTGTTGGTTATAACATCACCGACGGCGCTGAGTTTGATGCAGCCGATGACCGCGATTTCGCAGCCGTCAGCTTCAGCTACAGCTTCTAA
- a CDS encoding electron transfer flavoprotein subunit alpha/FixB family protein, which translates to MSILVIAEHDNAQLNGATLKTLAAAKQIGGDIHVLVAGEGCQAVADEVAKADGVSKVLVADNAAYGHFLAENLGQLVAELGKNYSHILAPATTTGKNFMPRVAALLDVAQISDIIAVESADTFKRPIYAGNAIATVQSEDAIKVITVRATAFDAVAAEGGNGSVESIDNVVNNDKAEFVGEELAQSERPDLTAARVVISGGRGMQNGENFHLLEKVADKLGAAVGASRAAVDAGFVPNDMQVGQTGKIVAPELYIAVGISGAIQHLAGMKDSKVIVAINKDEEAPIFQVADYGLVADLFDVLPELEQKL; encoded by the coding sequence ATGAGCATTCTCGTTATTGCCGAACATGACAACGCACAATTGAATGGCGCTACGCTGAAAACCCTCGCGGCAGCGAAGCAAATTGGCGGTGACATTCACGTCTTAGTCGCTGGTGAAGGCTGCCAGGCAGTTGCCGACGAAGTTGCCAAAGCCGACGGCGTGAGCAAAGTTTTAGTTGCTGACAACGCAGCTTACGGTCACTTCTTAGCTGAAAACTTAGGTCAGCTTGTGGCTGAGTTAGGCAAAAACTACAGCCACATCTTGGCTCCAGCGACCACTACCGGCAAAAACTTCATGCCGCGTGTCGCAGCGCTGCTAGACGTTGCGCAAATCTCTGACATTATCGCAGTAGAAAGCGCCGATACCTTCAAGCGCCCAATCTACGCGGGTAACGCAATTGCAACCGTACAGTCAGAAGACGCAATCAAAGTGATCACCGTCCGTGCAACCGCATTTGATGCAGTTGCAGCAGAAGGCGGCAACGGCAGCGTTGAGTCTATCGATAATGTTGTAAACAACGATAAAGCTGAATTTGTTGGCGAAGAGCTTGCCCAGTCAGAGCGTCCAGATCTCACCGCAGCACGCGTCGTGATTTCAGGCGGTCGCGGTATGCAAAACGGTGAAAACTTTCACCTACTTGAGAAAGTTGCTGACAAACTTGGCGCCGCTGTTGGTGCATCACGTGCCGCCGTTGACGCAGGCTTCGTACCAAACGACATGCAAGTCGGCCAAACCGGTAAAATTGTCGCACCTGAACTCTACATCGCAGTCGGTATCAGCGGTGCTATCCAGCATTTAGCCGGTATGAAAGACTCGAAAGTTATCGTCGCCATCAACAAAGACGAAGAAGCACCAATCTTCCAGGTGGCAGATTATGGCTTAGTCGCTGACTTGTTCGACGTACTGCCAGAGCTAGAGCAAAAACTCTAA